Proteins co-encoded in one Brassica oleracea var. oleracea cultivar TO1000 chromosome C4, BOL, whole genome shotgun sequence genomic window:
- the LOC106340992 gene encoding F-box protein SKIP22-like — translation MMKLRLRRYETRETLEFELANTSNLHDLCHRISSSTPSSVHFSLNRNDKPSPEDTLRSLGMTPGDLIYYYSLPPSSPLDIEIVASAGSKRLSVPFFLKKVLLEKSGDESGLTTLATAVHAVMLESGFMLLNNHGCFDKFTFSKEMLTVSLRYTLPELITKTRVEYVTVTFQSLSNTVVVYGSLGGRGCMVKRVSLNKNRFVSVIDLVVDTLKFEKQASCSSYRDVFTFWKMVKDGLSIPLLTCLCEKYGLELPPCLMLLPTELKMKILELVPGDSVAKMACVCAEMRCLASDDGLWKHKCLEEAKHLDVNRSRDSWKAEFATIWKQRQKVRSDMEISRRSVTSPGIINAQSRADRISRLREFRRQRRQR, via the coding sequence ATGATGAAGCTGCGTTTGAGACGTTACGAGACTAGGGAAACCCTAGAATTTGAATTGGCTAATACAAGCAACCTCCATGATCTCTGCCATCGGATCAGTTCATCTACGCCTTCCTCCGTTCACTTCTCGCTTAATCGCAATGACAAGCCGTCTCCCGAGGATACGCTCCGATCTCTTGGTATGACTCCCGGTGACCTCATTTACTACTACTCTCTACCTCCCTCTTCTCCGTTGGACATTGAGATCGTTGCATCTGCTGGAAGCAAAAGGTTAAGCGTACCATTCTTCCTGAAAAAGGTATTACTTGAGAAATCTGGTGATGAAAGTGGCTTGACTACCTTGGCTACTGCAGTTCACGCCGTCATGTTGGAATCTGGATTCATGTTGTTAAACAATCATGGCTGCTTTGATAAGTTTACCTTTTCTAAAGAGATGCTTACTGTATCCCTAAGGTATACTCTCCCTGAGCTAATCACCAAGACGAGGGTTGAGTATGTGACTGTTACGTTTCAGAGCTTGAGCAATACGGTTGTGGTCTACGGATCGCTAGGAGGCCGTGGGTGTATGGTGAAAAGGGTTAGTCTCAACAAGAATAGATTTGTGTCCGTTATCGATTTGGTTGTGGATACTTTGAAGTTCGAGAAACAAGCCTCTTGCAGCAGCTACCGCGATGTGTTCACGTTCTGGAAGATGGTGAAAGATGGTCTTTCTATCCCGTTGCTGACGTGTCTTTGCGAGAAGTATGGTTTGGAACTTCCACCTTGCTTGATGCTTCTACCAACGGAGCTAAAGATGAAGATACTTGAGTTGGTTCCTGGCGACAGTGTTGCCAAAATGGCTTGCGTATGTGCGGAGATGCGGTGTCTGGCTTCAGACGATGGCTTGTGGAAACACAAGTGCTTGGAAGAAGCCAAGCATCTCGATGTGAATCGATCAAGGGATTCTTGGAAGGCGGAGTTTGCTACTATTTGGAAGCAACGCCAAAAAGTTAGAAGTGACATGGAGATAAGTCGTCGCAGCGTGACTAGTCCTGGGATCATTAATGCACAGTCTCGCGCTGACCGTATCAGTCGTCTTCGTGAGTTCCGTAGACAACGCCGTCAACGCTGA
- the LOC106339564 gene encoding mannose-1-phosphate guanyltransferase alpha, whose product MSEDKVVAVIMVGGPTKGTRFRPLSFNTPKPLIPLAGQPMIHHPISACKKISNLAQIFLIGFYEEKEFALYVSSISNELKIPVRYLKEDKPHGSAGALYYFRDKIMEEKPSHVFLLNCDVCCSFPLQDILDAQRLYGGIGTMLVIKVSAEAASQFGELIADPDTKELLHYTEKPETFVSDLINCGVYVFTSDIFKAIEGVYNQMRETSSNFNHFQSATRSVPADFVRLDQDILSPLAGKKQLYTYENKDFWQQIKTPGKALKCSDLYLSQFRETSPHLLASGDGTNKKPMIVGDVYIHPSVKLHPTAKIGPNVSISANVRVGPGVRLINCIILDDVEIKDNAVIINSIIGWKSSIGRWSRVQASGDDNERLGITILGEAVTVEDEVAVIGSIVLQNKTLNASVQDDIIL is encoded by the exons ATGTCGGAAGACAAAGTCGTCGCCGTGATCATGGTCGGAGGACCGACCAAAG GAACTCGTTTTCGCCCATTATCGTTCAATACGCCGAAGCCGCTGATTCCTTTGGCTGGCCAGCCAATGATTCATCATCCTATTTCTGCTTGCAAAAAG ATATCAAACCTGGCTCAGATTTTTCTGATTGGGTTTTACGAGGAAAAAGAGTTCGCTTTGTATGTTTCTTCCATTTCTAACGAGCTCAAAATCCCCGTGCG ATACTTGAAAGAAGATAAGCCTCATGGTTCTGCTGGTGCTCTTTATTACTTTCGCGATAAAATCATGGAAGAAAAACCG TCGCATGTTTTCCTCCTAAACTGTGATGTTTGCTGTTCTTTCCCTCTCCAAGACATTCTCG ATGCACAGCGTCTATATGGTGGGATTGGGACTATGCTAGTAATCAAG GTTTCTGCAGAAGCAGCAAGCCAATTTGGAGAGTTGATAGCTGATCCTGATACTAAAGAACTCTTGCATTATACAGAGAAACCAGAGACTTTC GTGAGTGACTTGATCAACTGTGGTGTCTATGTGTTCACCTCAGATATCTTCAAAGCCATTGAAGGAGTATACAACCAAATGAGAGAGACGT CTAGCAATTTCAACCACTTCCAGTCAGCCACAAGGTCTGTTCCTGCAGATTTTGTGAGGCTAGATCAAGATATATTGTCACCACTTGCTGGAAAGAAGCAACTATACACCTATGAGAATAAGGATTTCTGGCAACAGATCAAGACTCCAGG GAAGGCTTTGAAATGCTCGGACTTGTATCTTTCTCAGTTCCGCGAAACATCTCCTCACCTTTTGGCTTCAGGAGATGGTACTAATAAGAAACCGATGATAGTTGGTGATGTTTATATTCACCCATCCGTCAAACTACATCCAACCGCTAAG ATTGGTCCAAACGTGTCAATCTCAGCAAACGTTCGTGTTGGGCCTGGTGTAAGGCTTATAAACTGCATAATCTTGGACGATGTTGAAATCAAG GACAATGCTGTTATTATAAACTCGATCATTGGTTGGAAATCTTCCATAGGAAGATGGTCAAGAGTTCAAGCTAGTGGAGATGACAATGAGAGGCTTGGGATTACCATTCTTG GTGAGGCTGTGACAGTAGAAGATGAAGTTGCAGTCATAGGAAGCATTGTTCTTCAGAATAAGACTCTCAATGCCAGTGTTCAAGACGACATAATCTTATGA